TATAGATGATCCTCTCTTTCCATTCTATTCATGTGCATCGTAGCAGTTATAAATTCAATGTAATCAATGGTTCCATTTCCGTCTACATCAGCCTGAGAACCAAATAATTACAATCATATAAAAACATCAGTAAAATCAAGAGAAGTGACAGACTAGTGATCACAAAATTAACATACTATCCATCTTGGCATCTCCTGTCTCAGCAAATATTACACAACACAGCACATAGATGCATAAAGCATCAAGTTCTTAATAAGTGCAAAACAAGGATTAGAGTGCTCATGATTATCTACAGGACAGGAGATGATATTGCAAAGAAAAGCTAACTGTATATAGTATGTACATGGGCTCGGAGAGATACTTAGCTATGGGGAGCAAATCTCCATTAGTTCACCGGTATTTCACACGCACACAAACAAACTTAGCTATGGGTAGCCAAGCTACAGACAGTGGTTAAGTGATGTGGCCCCATGGCCCAAGATACTTAAGGTGTATTAAACGATGGGCAAAAGGTGAAATGCACCTGATCAGTCTTAGGGGAGAGAAAGATTACTAACTACTAACCGAGCAGCAGATCATGGGGGAGTGCATACGAGTTTGTTGTAGAGAGAGACAGAAAATGTAGAGAAGGGTATGTATAAGGTAGACTAAAATTAGGCCTGGGCTGGAAGAGACTAGACACTATCAGAAATGTGTACACAAAAATACCAGGATCTGAACACCCTTTATTCAGACCTGTTACTGCAGTAGAAATATTTTCATACTCAGTTTCTTCCTTTTAGTCTTTCTTGCTTGCTGGTACCTATCATTTAGaattgaaagaaaatataaCTGTGCACTAAGATATGCTAAATTTAACTTGAGATACTCTAGAAGGGCAAGTTCATCAAGTTGAAGTTATTCAATTCACTTTTAACCTACAATGAAATGAAACATGAGCCATGGACCAGCGACCAGAGATACAATAGTCTGAATAGAAAAAATTGAAGCAAACCACAATGGGTATTTGTCAGCTCATGTAACAATAACAGTTTCATACAACATGCTGGGTGACCAGATTTTGTGTAGTGTCTAAACCTCTGTTTCAGGTCAAATTTAGAGACAGGATGAGATATCATGTAAACTTCAAACATTCTCAATAGGTATCAACAAAGGAGTGCAAATCTTTTGGAAGAAACACTAGGCAAAGGTATCACCAAAAAAGAAGAGAACAGTAATCTTACCGCATCCATCAATTGCCTTACTTCAGACTCAGAAAGTTTACTACCCAGTTTTGGGAGACCAGCTTTCAACTCCTCAAATGTGATTGTTCCACTGTTATCTGTATCCATGGATTTGAACATTTCCTTCAAGCCAATAATTTCTTCTTCAGAAAGACTTTCAGCAATAACctgcaaataaaataatttaaaaattaataaattcatTTCATGAGTCATTTAGTCCAAATAGTGGATACTGAGGGTGTCTGTGAAACCAAGTCTCGAAGGTGTGTGTGAAACAAATTCCTTCAAGACGGATCTATCTTATTGCggaactaaataatataaaaactttcatgttaggcatcactatgcaacttggcATCTAAGCTAGGCTGACCTGACACCTCAAATAACAACATAATCCTAAAGGATTTCAATATAGTGGACTTTGCAGATATTGTACCAAAAACTCGATAATGACGTTCATGGTGagaacaaaaatattatgataaaaGATAATTTACCTTCAGGGCTACTTTTTTTAGCTTGTTCATTGCTCGGAATTGTTTCATTCTGGACAAAACAGCAATATCAAGAGGCTTATCTGATGCATCTCCATCCACTCTCATCCAGGGATGATCTGCACCATATATAACATATTATGCTATGATGCATTAATTCAAATAAGCAAACTGCCAAGAGACCTTtagtttaaatgtttttatgttGCTTTAGTGCTTGAGAAAAAGTCGCAATCACTTTAAAGCAAAATATTAATCAGAGTAAACTCCCATGGACAACTCTGTTAAGTGCAACGTTATCGTATATCAAACAGGTGTAATGATGGAGAAGTTATTAAGTGGTTCAGGACCACCACCTGTTCTATGGTCCCTATCAATCTTTAAGTGACATGTGCTTAagtttttaactttaaaataaaataattaattacatgtAACAAAAATTGGTCATGGACTAACTGGTTCACAACCAcctaataatttatttgtaattaCGGGCAAAACAAGAGCACGTTATACACTAGGCAAGAAGAAAATGTAAATCCAGGTATTAGTAGAAAGAATCATTGGGTCTTGTTCTAGCCAAGAAGTATAGAGATCCGAAGCTACGGTTCCTTTTAATCTAATGTTTGTTCATTCCTCCTTCTTCTTTATGACCACTATGAGAccatgttttcaatttttattcattACATTTATAACTAATTACACAGCTTTATTCTTTTGTCCCTATGCTTTTAATATAATGTCTGTTCATCTCTCCTTCATTACGACCCCCATATCTTACTCTTATGAATCGACCAAGACCGACCAGAAATATTACTAAGATCGGGACTATGACGATCTAGTCTGGGCCATAACACTGCAGGTCCTGACCTacatttctatttttattacttttctCGAGAGGGGGCTGAAATGTTTTGGATGTGAcaattatttctctttctttttctttttctttttatttaactaaTCACACTATTCCAATGGTCCAGTATCCGTAACAATATCACAGATCTATCAATTGACAACTGTTTTGAATATCCATGGTCTATTTCTTGCCAGCCATCTCGGCCTCACTGAATCACGACATAATCCATCCTACAGGTTTAGAACCTCGCTATAAGGGTAAACAATGACTCTCTTCTTCTCTCCCAgtaagattaaaataaaatataaaccaaatttggcacaaaaataaaaaatttacgtTCATGGGTAGAATTTAACTTACTGAGTACTTCAACTGCTGAAAGCCGTTCTTTAGGGTCAGCTCGTAGCATCTTCTTGACCAGATCTTTGGCACTAGTTGATATGGAAGGCCAGGGATCCGATGCGAAATCAATATGTCCACGCAGAATTGCATCAAATATACCCTGTTCATTTTCTTCacataaaagattaaaataaagtGAAAACCATTGGAAAGGTTCAAAACTGAGTATATCAAGGTACAATAAAAGCAAACTTCCATAGTAAAGTGCCAACATAATCCTTTCGAAGCTGAGAAAACAAAGCAGAAGGTTCAAGCAGTTGTTATAATTgttatataaggataaaataattCCGCTCCTTCACCTAATAACCTGAGGTTGCTGGATAATTAATTCATAACACCAATAAACCATTAGAATCATAAAGATTTCATGCAAGTATGAGATAGATCCCATCAACGATGTTGCATTGACTTGGGGAGCAAAAGCATGTAATACAGATACAGGTATATGATATGCAATCTTTCAACATTGAAACTACAGGTAAGTTAACAATTTTTTACACACagtaaatttcaaaataaacataaatacaGTAAAACAGTGCAGATTATTAGgaaaacatttataaaaaaataataataaactctTATCTGATGGCTAAGGAAGAATAGATTTGATTGAATAcgaaaaaacaaaatgaaaaaatcaAGAGAAAGGATGGGAGGATCCGTAATTTAAACtaaaaactataattatttttcagaGAATAATTATAGTAGATAAGGTAAACCTATGAGTCAAAGCATACCTATTCTGcccattcaaaaaataataattttgaaaagtgCTTAGGCATACCCAACAGGTGTCCATGGCCTGGACTACCTATCTATTATATCAGTCAATCTCCCACGATACATAACCAAAACTTTCAATTTactaaaaatagttaataaacTCAATTTACATGACACATGGAAATGGAAATGAATGAGACCATAGACATATGCACACCAAAATCATACACTAATTTCTGGTACACATATTCGACATGGTCTTGAGTCAGCAAAAAAAGTTCCAAGCTTACCCATATTCAAAAATAAAAGTGAGGgtgtaaatatttatttacaaattaaaaaggAAGGAGTTGTACCTGCCCAGAAAGGTGGAACACCAGAAAGCAGAATGTAGAGTATAACCCCAGCACTCCAAATATCAGCCTCAGGCCCATAACTTTTTCTCAACACCTCAGGAGCAACATAGTAAGCGCTCCCAACAAGGTCTCTAAACACATCTCCTGTTCTCAGAACCCAACTCTCCAAGTCAACCATTGGAACAACCCCAacattttcacaaatttcaCAATAAACACTTACAAGAGATAAAAAGAAAGATAACATGAACTTTTACACAATAACTTACTGGAAGAAAAAAATACGAAACTAAAATCAATTAAGTTTCTTAAAAATCAACGAATGCAAGTAAACTTTTGAAAAAGTGAAATGAGAAATCTTATGTCAGAATTATATGTATAGAATAATTTTAACTCATGAAacgttctatttttttttctgtaaatgTTAATGAAACAGTTTATCTAAATAAAGTCAAACTAAAATGAATTAAGCTTCAATCATAAATTATGATTATCTTATTCATATCCCAATTTATGTGTGAGTTTTCTTGTTCAGCATTTtcaaaaaacttattttaactgGTAAactaattcattttaatttgagAAAATGCGTAATTCAATAATCATAacattatcttcttcttctcctccgACTAATTATCCAAACAAGACCTAACACAAGCAGAATCAATGAACAGTGACCAGCATATTGAGTAACTAACTAACCTGGCTTGAAGAAGACGGAGAGGCCAAAATCCGTGGCCTTGAGAGGGGAATCATCGTCCTTGTTGAGCAGCAAGAAATTCTCGGGCTTCAAGTCCCTGTGCATCACGCCCATGGAGTGGCAATTGTGCACCACCGTCACGATCTGGCGGCAGGAATTAGCGGCAGCGCGCTCCGAGTAGTGGCCTTTGGTGATGATCCGGTCGAAGAGCTCGCCGCCGGCGCAGAGCTCCATGATGAGATTGACGGAGTGGCGGTCCTCGTAGGCGCCCTTGAGCTCCACGATGTTGCGGTGGCCGGTGAGGTGATGCATGATCTGGACCTCGCGCCGGACGTCATCGATATCGTCGCGGTTCACGAGCTTGCGCGTTGCGATCGACTTGCACGCGAACTGCTCCTTCGTGACCTTGTGGGTCACCAGGTACGTCACGCCGAACTGCCCGCGGCCCAGCTCGCGCCCGAAGATGTAAATGGACCGGACGTCCTCCATGGGCCGGCCCAGCACGCGGCCCAGCGAGGACGACGCTTGGGGCTTCGGGAGTGGGGGTGAAGGGTTCGTGTTCGGAGGTAGGACGGTGATGCCGTTGCGCTGGGGAAGTTCGTCGGAGTAAGTGGAAGTAGCGGGCGTGCCACCGCCGCCGTGGCTGCTGCTGCAGTTACCCATGGACTGAGGTCAATGAAGAGAACTGTGGCGGTCGGAGTCAGAGGTTTGGTTGGTCAGAAGAAGACTAAGTGTGTCGGGGTTTAAAACTAGGTGGCCGGCACAGGACTTTCAAATATTTACATTAAActttaaaatagttttgttatattttaaattaatattaatatttaaactattaattaatttactttaataaaatataatcatatacataatagtttaaaaataataagcTTTTTATAAACATAGTGCACAGTTATGGATTTGGTCGGTgatatattaatttgacaggTTAAAGTCATTGTGATTTttagaattattattataactcCTACGTAATTATCatcatataataatattagtttagcataatatataaatatattatgggAATAATCTTTTAATGTACAATATTATGATTTTTCTATTGTTACATTATCtctctttatattatataaatattttaatgggaataattttttaatgtacaATATTATGATTTTTCTATTGTTacaatatctctctttatattacataaatattttaatttatatggaacacattaaaatattaaaatttggagAAATTAGTGTCAAAATCCAAGCCACacataaaagtttataaataaataatgaccATTTAGAGGAAGTATTTCAATATAATATTCGGATTTGATGAAAAGATATATGCCATACATTAAAATTTAGAGAGTGTCAAAGATCTAAGTCCGTTTATAAATAAATGATCACTCACACGAAGTATCTCAACTAGAATTGTAGTATTATATTCACTATATACGTAGAATTTAATGTTCTTATTGACTTGAACgtatgagtatttttttttacaggTGGAACCTCAGACTTAATTCTTGAAAACTAAAtcattagagattaaaaaatgaCCACGAAACCCACCCAAATTTCAATTGAAAACATGTGCATTctcataatataaataaataaatttgttgaaaaGGTGATTATAAGTAAACATTGTTACTAAACTTATCTTTTTAGGTTACATTAGACACTTTGTATATGAAGAAACACCTGTTGTCCTGtctttgtattaaaaaattgatatataaatgaattttaagtttaaatattttgaataaaatagtttgtattttaaaattaaaaattaaaaaaacacaacaCTTCCCACACTACCGCATTTCTACTTTATCTCATTTGCACATCATACGAGACATTGCACTTCGTTATTATCTATAgcacaaaatttgatttttcctATATATCTTTCTCACCCTTTATCACTTACACATATCACAAGGATACAACCTTATAAATATTCATAAGCGCTCCacacataaaattttaaaattaaaaatacaatagaaacataatttatatatatcaaataaagaaatttcattatatattgttataaattataaataaacatttatatttgGTTGGTGTTTATGAGACAAAATTTATTCTTTGAAATGTGTTTGCGTAAgagttatattataaatttatttgtaagataaaaaaatttaatgctCAATTTTAaacatcaaaattattttatgcaaatataaaattaaaaagacatTAATGTGATACCTTTGTCTAAGATCACAATAAATTCATCTTGATGAGTATTTTCTGAATTTGTcttgattttgatgaagaatttTCGTATTAACTCAGTACATATGTGGATATGAGTAATAtctaatttttcaaaaagataCGGAGACGATGATGGATATGTACATGTTTATCCCACTCCGTCCTAATACTCATATTTGTCATTATATTCGtccatattttaaattaatgcaatacctttaatttattaactagcataaaaaaacatattaatttttataactaattCACATGTTTGATAGCTTATgcagtttataaaaattatgattAATATTGTTTTACTACGCCTTAATAATCACACAATTATGATTAATATTGTTTCACTACGCTTAATAATCACACAATGCTTAGGAATCAAggtaaaaaacaatttaaatacatCCATTCCTAACCTCCAAGACGtgttttaagaacaaaatcgtGAGGGACCTCCAAACTCTAAAGCAAAAAATACCTTGGATGTGATGATTAACTTTAACGATGTTATATTAATAAACTTGAGAGGTCAATATTTAAATGTTCTGCCAAAGATGTGTCATCTGAGGTGGATGTTTGAGCTATTTGGACGATATGACATCTCTATGAAAGGTTGCCAAACTTCGTAGATGAAGATCGAGGGATAATCCACCTGTTGTAAAAGATTCTCTGATGCTCAAGTTAGTAAGAGCTTAGAGATATAAAAGCATTTAAGTAATTAGATGAGACTGAGTTAGTACTCCCAAGAGaataaaactatatttataaacttttgGACCTAGAAAAATATCCAATAAGGTAGTCACCAAAGATTGGACCCATTAgtatgttattaaatatttggtTGATTTTTGTTGTAACCAAAATCAGTTTTCAAGTGAATTTGAGTTGTTCGGATTCGTAGGTGGTTTGGCTCAACTATCTCAAgtgaatattataattttaatacttttGGTACTAGATAGTACACAAGCAGCCAAGCTCGGGAATACGATTTTAGGGTAATcgaacttttatttttaactttttaagcTCAAGTCATATTTTTGTCTagctttaaaaaaattggtcACATTTTCATGACTAGCTTTAAGTTGGAGTTTGCGACCATTAATATAGCTTGATGGATTGAGCTTAGTTTAATTAAAGTATAACGAAAATAGTAACTATTACTATGAAATTGTGAAATGATACtattaaatttgttttggtCGGATGACTTTTTATTTGACCTTGTTCATTTTcaaactaatttaattaaattactttGATCTAACTATTAATGTAACTTAATCAAATTACTTTGATATGATTATCAACTTAACTTAACTAAATTACGTTGACTGAAGTGTCAAATTACTTTGATTTGAGCATTCCATTGTGTGCATTTTTTAATGTATCAATCGAATTATTTTGATATGATTAATTTAGATGATTGAATTACTTTGATCCGATTATATGTGTTAACCAAATTACTTTGATTTGATTAATTGTGATAACCGAATTACTTTGATCCAGTTATATGTTAACTAAATTACATTGAATCTAGTTGTCAAATAAGcttttaaattgaatattttgaaatttatccAAGAGCATGCCTCATTAAAACCTTGCAAAGAAAACCCCTCCTTAAGGACAAAAACTAAGCTATGGAAAAAGAATATAACATTCTTTTACAACAATTTGAATTAACTATGGCATATCTTCGAGTTACTAAATGTGATGGTTTGGTTGTGATATAATATATGGTAAGTTATAGTTATTTTTAGGGAGGAAATACCATGTTGAGATGTTTAGGTTGTGTATTGATTTTGAGACTCTAAAGGATATAATCCTAACTCTACTAATATTGGACTCACATAGAGAAAAAATTAGGTGATAAGAGTCACATATGATTTAGTATGTggtgtgaaaaaaaaatttgtctAGTAGGTCATAATGAATTTAACCTATCACATGAGTAGACTAGTTCTTATTATATAGCTTTGTTGTGGTAATAAATTAGTGAAAGTAATATGACAGTGCAAATCTCTGAATCTAATTCAACGCATAAGCTTTTCATAAGTAGTCAAGTTTATTTGATGTTAATGTGTTTGAATTATTACATGAGAGATGACCAATTGAGCTTACATGAGTTGTATCCATTTGAGTGTATGGATAAATTGTAATTGAATTTGTGtatgataaatttatatatgtgcaagtttttgttttaaaattctaTCTTTTCGAGCCTTGTGTTTTGTTTATGAACTATGATGATAGTGTAttataagaaaacaaaatatgttGGAAGATGACACTCTCACTAGATATGGGTTAAGGAGTTaggaaataattttattatatttcgtatatttttttattttgtggaTATGTTTATGTGTATCTATGTATTTGGATTtattatgaagaaaaaatattttgaaaattttccaggaagataaatataaatatattgtatAAACAACTTTATTaagatttattttctttttgtaagTCTCCATATCTTCAACAATTAAGTCACAATATTCAACATCAATTTAAAAGTTTTGAACGATATATTTTTGGCATGTCTTATTgtacacttttatttttattttgatatctgAACCTAATACTAACAAACCTCAAAGACCATTAATCAACTTTGAGAGAATAAAGGTGGAAAACAGAACACAATTATCAACACAATGCTGTCATGGTACAAGACACCAGCACGAATTGCCAAGTGAATGCGCCCTCATAAATCCCTTTAGCCAGTAAAATGGGTGTTTTACTCGAGGATCACCATGTATTGAAAAATAAGTACTATTATAACAAATACAATCTCAGTGAAGTTCTATTATTAAATAGAATACATGACACACTGACAGAGCTTACATTACATGTAATATCTACAGAGGAAGGAAGAATGTAAAAAAGAACAGCACCAACTACCTAATCAAAGTACAATTTCCTAACATGATATCCCCTCCACGAGATTGTCAAACGTTTTGGTTATTCTCCCAACTCAATTTCAAAGGATGACAGAATAACTCAATTCGTCAAAATCTAACGTAGAATGGAGTAATAATGTAACATGCTGATAAAATTTGTTAACTAAGGAGACAATGAGAAAGGAAACGATAACTAGCTTTCAATCCAATTCTGGGGCATGGGACTCCCACTCAGCATTGCCATCAGACTTCCACCATGCACCCTGCCTTCAGGAACAGCAACTGACATTGGCAAGTGACCACCTTCCTTGGCTGAGACATGAGCAGTTACAGCTTCATAGTGCTTGAAGTCAGAGCAGGTTGCAGCCGGGCCTAGGCTACTCCCTATTTTCATCATATCTATATCCATGTTTTTGTCAACGAGTAACTGCTTTAGTTCATCTGTTTTACTCGAATGTGGATTCTGGACAACAGATCCCAGCGAGATACCTCCATGAACCCTCTTATCATGCACTAGCCCACTATGAAGAGCACACATACCCGTTTTCCCCCTTGCAAACGAATTGCAAGGACCATCCTGTTGAATGCCATATTCGGAACCAGGATGGCCCCAAGAGCACCTCTTGCCTCCCCCATGTGCTTTGCAAAAGTCAGTGCTGCCTTGTGCACTCTTTCCACACTCTATAAACTTGCATCTCTTGCCTCCACCATGGCGGACACAATGA
The sequence above is a segment of the Phaseolus vulgaris cultivar G19833 chromosome 2, P. vulgaris v2.0, whole genome shotgun sequence genome. Coding sequences within it:
- the LOC137812689 gene encoding calcium-dependent protein kinase 1-like, encoding MGNCSSSHGGGGTPATSTYSDELPQRNGITVLPPNTNPSPPLPKPQASSSLGRVLGRPMEDVRSIYIFGRELGRGQFGVTYLVTHKVTKEQFACKSIATRKLVNRDDIDDVRREVQIMHHLTGHRNIVELKGAYEDRHSVNLIMELCAGGELFDRIITKGHYSERAAANSCRQIVTVVHNCHSMGVMHRDLKPENFLLLNKDDDSPLKATDFGLSVFFKPGDVFRDLVGSAYYVAPEVLRKSYGPEADIWSAGVILYILLSGVPPFWAENEQGIFDAILRGHIDFASDPWPSISTSAKDLVKKMLRADPKERLSAVEVLNHPWMRVDGDASDKPLDIAVLSRMKQFRAMNKLKKVALKVIAESLSEEEIIGLKEMFKSMDTDNSGTITFEELKAGLPKLGSKLSESEVRQLMDAADVDGNGTIDYIEFITATMHMNRMEREDHLYKAFEYFDNDRSGYITMEELESALKKYNMGDEKTIKEIIAEVDTDNDGRINYDEFVAMMRKGNPDISHITQRRRK